The sequence TGAATCTACggtaatgaatttttttagaTCAGATTCAGCTGGCATGTAAGCAAGCGCATTAAACGCGCATTATAGATAAAGGATAGTTGTCATTAACTATATATGGTATCTAACTATGCTATCAATGGGCTGTCCAAATATGAGCACTCTTGGAAACTGTGACGTAATGACATGGCACTTGACTCCAGAATAACTTTAGTGTTTGTCTCGAACCTGCAAGTGAATGTCACTGGCATTTGATCAAAAGCGTGAATCAGTTTTTTTATAGTCATACAGAAGTTCACGAAAGAAGAGAAACATTAATTTctttgatatttaaatattttatggaatgcaagatttttttaatattgcctGCTTGAATCTCATTGAATTTACAGATGATATCAACACTAGTATTATGATGCTAATAATAATGGAGAAAAAATTGGAAGCAAGAGGAGATCACACTCTAATAAATATAAGGCATCCCACAGGAGAATGTCGACTGCAGGCTATTTCAaactaaagccttgttcggactaggcgagtagtttagtcgagtaccgagtaatttagtagctaaatgtatctgaacaccaaaaattttgtcgagtaggttagtaaataatttagtcaagtcaatccattttgttctattttttcgggcgagtagcgCCTCCCACCACGCGTCCTTGCTCACTCACTGACTAAACAAGTCCGAACCTGTTGATTAGTCGAGTTCATTAGTGGCACTTCTCCAATAGGTATCTTTGCGCTGAATTtgatagtgtattttttaacaGAAAATTCACACAACTTTCGGACATTCGGTGAAACTTTTCTATTATGGTCCGTCGATTTTTGGGTTGGGATGGGCGTGGGGGAAGGGGAGGGGGTAAGGTTTTACCCCCCGCACCATTCCCACCTCGCGGAATCCCATGGTTATGAAGATATTCACGGTTAATGTTAGCACTATTTAGTCAAAATAGggttaaattttcaattatggTCCATTATTTTTGAGTCGAGGAGGGAGGGGTGTAAGGACTTACCACTGCATCATCAACAAGCCGCAGATCCCCATGGTTATGAAGATATCCATGGTTCGTTTTTTAGATTAAAACTGCATTATTTAGGCAAACTCGAAGGGAGCTTAAGTTTGAATCCGCCTTATCTCCGGCGCTACGGGAAGAGCAGCTTTTTCGCCCTTGCGTGCCGAAGCACGGTCACTCGTGCTCTGCTCCGCAGCTTCGGCGACCAGCTCCGCCTCGCACTGTTTCCTTGCTCCGTCAGAGCGGGCGAGGACTGCTCtccctccgcgcctccggttttTTATATACACTCTAGGGGTAGGGCAGACAAGACCAGATGGAAAGTGGGGTGCTCTGATTCGGTTTTAGATATTTTTCGAATATTTATgcaattttatttccaaaacacgagcaattttactattttatatttaaatcttatttaaaaagTTAGTTTATTACAGACAGATAAAAAGACGCTTTAAAAAATGCGTCATTTCACGTTCCGTTCCACAGTATAAACaacattttgttactttttgtgTAAAAAAGTCAACATAATTGCTTATTACCGAAACAATTACAATGCACATTAATTACAACtgtgaatatattaaaataataaaatatatttcgagaAAAACCATGAcatataatttaacaaaatacacGCTTGCCGTGAATGGAACCTGAAACGTCAACTGTGACGTCTACCTTGATGATTTTTCTAATATTTAcggaaactttaaaaaaatatatctcgtAAACCATGAGTCTCCGCAACTTGAACTTTtgcaaactttttatttatgagtACTATCTACAAAAAAAACGGTGAACTTACAAATCGACGGACCATAAAGGAAAGTTTAGCCTCCACGTCTTCTAAAATAGCCATTACGATTAGCTTAATCAGTTTATTCACTCTATTGCGTTGCAGCCTGTTCATcttacaaaacaatattattattcaattgtGTACTCTACTGGACCGTAATGCGAACGATTTCTGTGcagtagcgagtagtttagccactaaattactcggtactcgactaaaatactcgcctagtccgaacaaggctttagggTTCTCAGATACAGACAACATAATTTACGGAATGTGACTTCTgtaatgataaaatattaaatactttggcaataaatccttttttattttaatctaaaatgAGCAGACCTCAGTCGAGCAGTCAAAATGACCTTGATGTTGACAGTTTCCAGCACCCATGAAAATTACACACTATTTTTGAGCCCTCGTGGTCTCAATTTCGGTAAAAAGTGAAATTAATATGGTAGGTACTTGTCTTAAAAACATATAGTCTTAATCATGATTCAGATAACAGTTGGAAATTATCTACCACTGTTTGGAAGTGAACGATGCGATGAGATAAAACGCGATGCTATGCTACTTATAACACGCACGTCTTGCTCTGCTGGTGGCTGATGCGCAATTTGAGATTTTGCTGTTGTTTTATTTGCATCCAAGTTATATTTTATCCTATTTTTTAAACACATTGATGATTGTCTGAAAATTTtatgcctaatttttttttcctaatggTGAATTTATTGAGAAATATGAAGCACTCATTCGTAACTATGTGAAAGCAACTGTAGGTACGTTGAATAACATCCTTACTGTGGTCTTGAATAGttcgcggcagaagtaggcagggtaaTTGGGCCCTTCAGTGTGGCTTTCTAATATGGGCGTACAACCAGatatgacgcaaattataattttcttgggtttgatttttattatacgatgtacAATTACGATGTACATATTTTGCACAACTACTTTATTATATTACTGTGTGGAATAGAATTGCAATAGCTATTGcattcatttttttaacaatcGATTGCAATTGGCTTCTTGCTATACTATTGTTGCCAGTGTCGAGTTTATAAAAAGCTTCAGTTattaaaaacatacatatattacataAACTGTGCCATGAAAAATGTTATGAAGCGAATTGAGATGgtatgaataaatatttaattagaaatacTGTTCTGCGATTTTATTGTTTGCCACAGGAAATAGGTATTCTGTGGCGGGAGCTTAATGTCAAGGTTAGCTTCTACTAACTTCCATAGTCATTCGACTAGTTACGAAAGCGATAACCTGTCCTTTATAGATGAATAATCTGCAAGGGTGActtaaaacttaatattttaaatatctagTGTAACGTTAATTGTCATAAAAAAGTAAcattaaattgtaaatgttcGTTTTGTTACTTACCAGTAGTTCTTGGCATTTAAAACTAATCGACTATGTTTTTACGTAATAAACGTAACAAATTAGTCTGAGAtgaggtatattttttttagtaaaaacaaataaattcaaatcgtgtaaattgtttattaactaaGACAAAAATAATTCCACAAAGcttatatgtattaatatagaaaaagagaataaatagttaaaaaacaaaaaaaaaaaaacattcggtaACAGTAATGACAATTTTGAATTCCGTTTCCTtacaagtataataataataataaaagtactgCTACTCatattattttagaatattacaatattatcgAAAAATCACTTAGAATTCATTTTAAAGTACGTATAATATTACCTAGTCAGGTGAATCGTTCAAAATATACGTATGTAGGATTAACTTAGAGGAGCTAGTTAgtctgtgaaaaaaaaacaaaaaggtttTCTTGAAAAGTTCGACGTATATTTTGTAAAAGGAATGATATTTGtataactaaaattaataacGCACTTTTACAGAATTCGAAGTTCACTTTATTCAAGACCGTAATAAAATATGATGAGGTTTATATTTCATTAACTTTAGCTACGTATACTTTTCTCAGTCTAAAATCCATTAAATTATTGGGACCGTAACGTTAGAGAGGCAacgtctattaaaaaaaaaacataatatagaaAATGCTTTTTTCATCCAAAATAATTAAACCTTTTAAAtcgctaattaaaaatattttaatgaatttaagaAGTATATGAGTGAGTAAGTATCTTATTAGTCTTAAATTTTACGACTACTAACTAAAAATAGAGACAAAATTTTCTcgtcacataattttttttaaatattttcatattcgTCATGGCCAAAACAGCGAGTCCAATATTATAGAAAGTTccggaatattttttttaaacacatcaaaataaatatcaagTTTCGTAGATTAACAGGTTCATAAGTAAGTTTGaatgtttaatgtattataattaatgttCTTAATGAAATTCTCCTCCACATTATGAATTATATCCAACAGTCTTGCTGTGCCGATGATTACTTattagatttataaaaaaaaaaacattcttagacttaataaaaatatatcatcaaaataatgtttatgtAATTCGAGGTATCTAAAACAGGATCCGTTatgcatgttataaatatatgtaatataaattatttaaattcaagtTCTCAGTCACAAACAGACGCAAATTACTAAGCATTGTTAgaacattttattgaaattcaatCAATCGAACGATTTTTTTAATCACTTACATGtaaaggaaaataataatagagaCAGCTGTCATAGAAGTctgaaaaatatgtaataagtaATGAATAATGATCCAAGTAGATTGAATTGTTTACTCTACATGTTCGCTTTAATATGGGCGGTGTACTAAAAAACGAACATTTTACtacagtaagtaaataattatgcCTTATGTCACTATTAAAGAGATATCAAAATTCATTTTCTACATCAAAGTACGATAGACACTATTAAAAGTACACAGTCGTAGATTATTGTATATGTTTCAAaaagacatatatatatacataaaacatTATTCATGTTGACAACATAACGTGACCGTTTCGAGTTTGCGAATGGCACTAATGGTAGTGCGCTAAAAATCATTGACTGAATTCAGATATCAAGTAAAAAaggtgaaaaacaaaaaagtaaaacGGAGCGCGTACAACCTGGGCCAAgtaaatgaagtgaaacttctttttcggtgtgtatagtattgtggttttcttcatttttcatctttaaatcagattgctcttgtaataggaaatgctgtgtataagagatgcgacttCTTCAACATTTagattatatatgagtcgtctattatcaaaggtttatatatattttaaattatagatacaaaaagaaacatatctatatattaatacgtgaagcaaaaaatttgtatccctttttacgaatattgcgctgacggaggagtatgaaattttccacacttatagagaatatagagaagaagtgcataatgctaatatttttttaaaataatgcataaaagatacattaaatcaataaagaaaaaattacacacactaaataccatgtatttgacgcacacacgcatgcatactatttattgtcaaacttttgttcttgacgtctgttgtcaaattgagattaaatattgtttgtctttgttaatattttttatagtgtagtcttggcgaaatttgtgattatagaagtataaaatacaatcataatagtgtacaaacttacaattccaattaattatagtcgaatttcgactactgcgggacctctagtatatttaaatacttcatGAAAGTATTGGACGCCACTCGTTGCTAACGGTCGCGCtagcctgtaacaggtataccaCGCGcttgcgttcgagtgccacgcattcactctcgctctgtctctttctagtatggtagcgttaaacgtttaacgcaaccttattgaagtcgcattagaagttccACTTCAAAAACTCGCTCGTTATACTTTCAGATTAAgtgcattttttaattgatttacttTAAGCCCTACCTATCATAGAACGTTCTGACGATCTTGTACATGCTCTTATTAACTgtataatcgtttttttttgtcgtttaaAAGGCGGGAAGTTATAGGAAGTTATATGAAGTTATATGACCGTCAAAGGAAATGAGATAGATATGAATTGAATTAGTTGATCTGGGAGGTCTTGATTCTATAAAGAAATCGTCATTCGATAACCTCTTATCTGTAGGCCACTTAGTGTCTTCACTTTAAGGCCCAAAAATGGCGTTACaattgacatctgtcaaattgACGCGTGTCACTGTTGAATTCAGTCGATGTAATATTGATGGTGTGTTTAGGCCGACGCACAGGGTGggattaaaaataaactcaaaatgGTCACGGATTCCAGATTAACGGATTCAGACTATTTAAAATTGCATCCGCCACAGTGGCATTTGTACTAAAAAACTGCTAATTTGTATCTGCTAGTCACATTGTAGGTTATAAAATCACAATGTTAAGAATTAATGTTTattgtagtaaaaaaataattctctGCGTTAATATTACAGTACTAGTTTATAGCTATTTAGGTTTATTATAGCCGTAAtggaaaaaaacaatataacactCCTACAGAATTCTTTTTATAGTAGTTTATTTTAGGATAAATGAGGATcaggctatattttttttaaaataatttttaaagattCGTTTATTGTAAATAGTCAGTCAGTTGTATGAGCAGGTGAAACAGAACAGAAGAAGTAGAATCTCTAAAAATTTTTTATCTTCGATTATCATATTATGGTATATTAAATCCGCAAATTCtagttttaactaaatttaaaattaaattattcataaattcATCCAAAATTCGTTGTGTTGTTTACGTGTTGCCGAGTGTAGCTGCTTTATTTAGTATCAACGACACGTCCATAGGCGGAAAGTTTTGTAGCAATTTTACATTCGACGCGAAATCGCCGCCTAGTAAATTATCCCGAACCAACCTGTTATGGaatgaaggaaaaaaaaaatatgtataggtTATTACATTTAAGTTGAATTTATATTCGAATAGTATAAAtcaatttgcattttttttttaagttatgatttttgcttttatttagATTACTAAAAATACAAGTACATTGACTCACAAAATCATCGCGCAGCATATGTTTATGAGGAAATCGAAACGTTGAGAATCAGCGAATAGGGTGTCCCAAATTCTTTCGACGTCGGGTAGAGAGAACTCTTGGGACAGTAAGAGCGTCAGCCATCTGTAATATTAACATTTGAGTGCGCCTATATTTAACATCATTGTTACATAGTATTAAAAAGTTCTTATTCAATAGCGTCTGAGATTAGGGACTTGAAAATTTTATgggaattttttaaatatgtattatgtgTTTTTAATATGCAATCGTTCGTGCAATTGTGATTGGAAATCCTTAATCAAAAATACATAGTAGGGGACATTGGCGTACGTAGGTAgcaggtgaaggaataacatcgtgtaatagaaatcaaacccgcaaaattataatttgcgtaatcactggtggtaggacctcttgtgagtccgcacgggtaggtaccaccacaaggtaccaccaccccgcctatttccgccgtgaagcagtaatgcgtttcggttcgaagggtggggtagccgttgtaactatactgagaccttagaacttatatctcaaggtaggtggcgcatttacgttgtagatgtctatgggctccagtaaccacttaacaccaggtgggctgtgagctcgtccacccatctaagcaataaaaaaataaaaatatacatttattacacgacttCTAGAGGGTAGTAGTACCTACTAAGCATGTGCAACAAATTTCAGGTTTCATTGACTGCCGTTTCAGCGTGTGccatattttttattcgcaTTACATTGCTGGCTCCCGAAACTGTAACCTTTACAATAACCAGATGACTTAGATTACCaatgcaatatttatttcagtttaaaaatgtattaatttaaatatatatttttatttaatttacataaaagaACTGCGCGGCAGGCTTAACCGGATTTTAAGTAAAcgcaaatgtaattttattaaatagatttttattcATAAAGTTTCTTTTCAGATTTTCACGAGTCGTACAAAACTTTTGAAGACTTGATCCCGTGCTCATTTAAATACGTCACGAAATTCAGACTATTTAAATTGGAACTTTCATGGCTAAGGAACACGATCTGTTTTACATTGTAGCTTAACTAATATTACCTGAAGCTGTAGTACTGAGGGCGCAGTTCCTGCTTCTCCAATAAAGTCCAAACGTCCGGGTCGTGGCGCTTCAGAAATTCGTTGAGTTTGCACATCATGTAGTTGATTCCGCTTTCCGCCTCGTCGAGGGTACGTATGAAGAAGTCACGTATCTCGGCCATTAGGTTCGTGAAGCAGAAGAAGCAGTCGGCTTCGGCGTGCTCTGTGTTTACGCGTTCATAGAATTCGTTGAGAAAATATTCTTGTcgtctcttttttttccctacctaaactgatagccttgagaagctctatgtcagcgtaaccgggcgagtaggtgaactcacggggctcaaaccgggagtgttgctaaaactgaccctaggaagagcactgcttcgcagaatctaccaccaaatcgaaaacgcgacccactgagaagatccgacgagaaactcagtgggctgtgtctaatgtggggttaatttactcgtcgagcccttcgtcgcacgcgacgggttcggcggggacggtgaccggtgtttgaggtacctaaaagcaccgttagtggatcagggggatccgtaatgacgtgcgtCATCTCAGTTACAGATCGTAGTTCACGAAAACGGTGATGAATTCGGTAAAAGAgcgaattcaattttttttcaaatactttttttttgtaatcggcAAGAAAAGAGAAAGTGTTGAGGTTTGTACATGTGTTgccttttttgttaaatatcatTCAGATCATTCAATCCGGTTTAAATGATAGTACAGTGCAATGCACCGGAAACTGAAATCTTGAATTCCAAGGTCAGCAACGGGTTTCAAGCGGTGCTGCTGATATTGAAATCATAGTACGTAACGTCTAGCTTTTGGAGTGCATCATTAATTACGTGTCTTTCCTACACTGCGTATATCCACAGCTCCTACTAGAGTTCTCAGCTAAGTGACGCTATGATTCTGAAGCCACGTTCAGCGCGAAATCGATGTACATATTTGCTAAAATGTGCGATCTAAAAACATCGATCATAAGAATCGGAATCTGTAAAAGTGGACGAGGCTTTCTACTATTGTACGTGTCGAGTTCCAAAACATggcaatttcatttaaataaggaACGAAATGCAATCCATGTACGTATTAAGTGTGtactaaaaataacattttctttgACAGTTgacttttaaattatatttttttaaatcacgttTTGCTGTATTTGTAAACGAGTCCGTAACAACCTCGTGTCAATGGCCTTTTAAAATCgatatcatatattttttttaatgtcgtgTAGCGCAGAGCATCGAAGACCAAGGTTAGGGTCGTTATATTGATatgtttatattgtttaaattaattttatgtttgattCGTAATCcgtgtgttttgtttttaataacgaTTCAGTATGTTAACGCGCATTTTCTTTGgttctttaaatttatttcatcgaGTTAAGTATTTTGggagattaatttaaaataaactactTGATATTTTAGAGccggatttaatttaatttgtcgtcgaacaatattatttagtgtttaaagaAAACATGTGTTTTCTTCGTATTAGTTCTAAattgttatataatttaattaggaCTTCGATCTCTTGTCTTGAAATGGATAGCGATTTTCATTAGATAATGAGTATGCCTATTCTGGTAAGCACCTAAACCTAGAAGGGCGTTGGGCTTGTTTgtgcaataataaatattgaaaaaaaaaaaaaaacttataaatgaTCTAGTTTCTTTCAGCTTAATtactgttatatttattttaaatctacgTAAATCATCTGCAAATTGTATCCTTAATTTTGGACCCATaaataaggtattttttttttgtttaaagcaAACGGCGCCGCGGCGTCACTTTGTATCTATTACAGATGTCGTaagaaaatattaagaaaataaattagaaaaatatatgtGACGAATCCATCAGTATCATTGGATAAATTACTACTTACGTCGAAACTCCTTATCGGCGTCAATAGCGAAGGTATGATAGATGGGTCCTATTATTTCGTTCATTCCTTGAACGTAGCCCTGTCCCGGGTTCAGCTTCGCATACAGAAACAGCATACGTTCCACCACCTCCCAGTGAGCCTCGCAGCCTTCGTTCAGTGGGGCGTAATCGCCGCTTGTGATGTTCTCGGCGCGTTTGATTTCGTTGCTAAGCTAAAAAATAGAAGGGgttgtaagaaaaataaaaaaaattgcacatttaaaaaaaaaaataacgcatatatgtacgtacatcaaactgaattaaaatttaacatttatcctggttttttttaattgcttacatgggtggacgagctcacagcccaactggtgttaaatggttactgaagcccatagacatccacaacgtaaatgcgtcccccaccttgagatataagttctaaggtctcaagtatagttacaacggctgccccacccttcaaaccgaaacgcattactgcttcacgacagaaataggcagagtggtggtacctacccgtgcggactcacaagaggtcctaccaccagtagttgaATTTGATCGAAGTAATAAAAATGCCGTATTAAGATCGTTAAATCGGCAAATTTACAAGTGAACAAGACTTGAATTTAGTgaaaattatatacatacaaagattccgttatctagatataaaagtttagctaataaaatttaaaatacaatttatatcAAATTACTATAtgggtatttttttaatctgaaAAATCTCATTCTCACCTTGGCAACACCGAGACCCCTTCTCTCCAATGTGGCGTATTTGAGGACGGATTGCTCGACACGTTTGTGCAATCGTTTTATGCCATTGCTGTTTACGACCTGAAATAACATATGTTACGCAATGTTACGTCGTATCTTGTTGCTTGCGGTTCAACTAGATCAGTCTCAGGTAAGCCGATATCGCATTGAATATGCAATAACAGACGCATGACGAGCCTAAGTATGACCAGGTGCGTAATGATAATCATTAGAATAAAcacttattaattaatacaatttatttaaatttgtaattttaatttgtaaatcgAAAAATACGTAGATACATTATATAGCTACGTACCTactgtttgttgtttttttaatagataacgTAATGTTGTCAATTAAATGTCATTCACAATATTTACTCGAAAAGTATATAAAATGACCAAAGAAGAAACATGTGTCATCGGAGTTTGATTATGGAATATTTAGGAATGTCACATTTAAATTATCACTAAcgactatctatatattaatacgtgaaccaaaaactttgtacccctttttacaaaaaatggggcggacggaggagtatgaaatttctcacacttatagaggatatagagaaggagtgcacaacgctaatatttttttaaaatactgcataaaagatactttaaaccaataaagaaaacattacacacactaccgtatATTTCACACagcacatacataaaaatatactctttgtttactgtcaattgggaaacttttgttattgtttaaagtctgtggtcgaattgaaaatagattaatattgtttgtctttaatattattgatctatagt is a genomic window of Bombyx mori chromosome 1, ASM3026992v2 containing:
- the LOC101736095 gene encoding TBC1 domain family member 13; this translates as MSLHKARIKAFEEVLDQDVIDMQQLQKLAFNGIPDDKGLRSLVWKILLHYLPQEKNARETTLIKKRQLYKQFIEEIIVSPGGPTDHPLNMSPDSSWSTYFKDNEVLLQIDKDVRRLCPDISFFQSATEFPCPEVVNSNGIKRLHKRVEQSVLKYATLERRGLGVAKLSNEIKRAENITSGDYAPLNEGCEAHWEVVERMLFLYAKLNPGQGYVQGMNEIIGPIYHTFAIDADKEFRQHAEADCFFCFTNLMAEIRDFFIRTLDEAESGINYMMCKLNEFLKRHDPDVWTLLEKQELRPQYYSFRWLTLLLSQEFSLPDVERIWDTLFADSQRFDFLINICCAMILLVRDNLLGGDFASNVKLLQNFPPMDVSLILNKAATLGNT